One Dysosmobacter welbionis DNA segment encodes these proteins:
- a CDS encoding hydroxymethylglutaryl-CoA lyase — protein MSKQVEVIEVGPRDGFQSVKCTPITTEQKLTVIDQLVAAGVKHIEYTSFVSPKAIPQLADAADVTRVVLEKYPDMDLFALIPNLRGAQNAYELGLRRVCYVVSLSKSHNKANINRTHEQSLEAYKEIRAAYPDLDIIVDLATTFGCPFEGKYDNPSAAVNFLKDYVDAGMKTCCLCDTIGIADPAQVRAVIGAVKNAYPGLDLMVHFHDTRGLGMANTLAAMDMGVTKVQAALGGLGGCPFAPGASGNLSTEDVVWTLNEMGCDTGISFSKLLAAAKAQMQAIPGTYSGHHIHVEKETPCKPER, from the coding sequence ATGAGCAAGCAAGTTGAAGTCATCGAAGTGGGGCCCCGGGACGGATTCCAGAGTGTCAAATGCACCCCGATCACCACGGAGCAGAAGCTGACCGTCATCGATCAACTGGTGGCTGCCGGAGTGAAGCACATCGAGTATACCTCCTTCGTCAGCCCCAAGGCCATTCCCCAGCTGGCAGACGCGGCTGACGTGACCCGGGTGGTGCTGGAGAAATATCCAGACATGGATCTGTTCGCACTGATCCCCAACCTGCGGGGCGCACAGAACGCCTATGAGCTGGGCTTGCGGCGGGTGTGCTATGTGGTCTCTCTCAGCAAGAGCCATAACAAGGCCAACATCAACCGCACCCACGAGCAGTCTCTGGAGGCGTACAAGGAAATCCGGGCTGCCTATCCCGACCTGGACATCATCGTGGATCTGGCCACCACCTTTGGCTGTCCCTTTGAGGGGAAATACGACAATCCCTCCGCCGCGGTAAATTTTCTGAAAGACTATGTGGACGCCGGTATGAAGACCTGCTGCCTGTGCGATACTATCGGCATTGCCGATCCCGCCCAGGTGCGCGCAGTGATCGGCGCCGTGAAGAACGCATATCCCGGTCTGGATCTGATGGTCCACTTCCATGATACCCGCGGCCTGGGCATGGCCAACACCCTGGCGGCCATGGATATGGGGGTTACCAAGGTGCAGGCTGCTCTGGGTGGTCTGGGAGGCTGCCCCTTTGCCCCCGGTGCCTCTGGAAATCTGTCCACAGAGGATGTGGTGTGGACTCTCAATGAGATGGGCTGCGACACTGGCATTTCCTTCTCCAAGCTGCTGGCTGCTGCGAAGGCCCAGATGCAGGCCATCCCTGGTACATACAGCGGCCACCATATCCATGTAGAAAAAGAGACTCCCTGCAAGCCTGAGCGATAA
- a CDS encoding CoA transferase produces MFPASDGDVVIAAGNAKLWKILCSVMGSPELADAPKFAGIQERIANHEELREIISSWTRNHTIDEIDKMLNDAGCPACPVNTIDRLVKDPQIAGDRGMFPEIDQPGMGKLQITAMAQKLTRTKSCPRKGAPLLGEDNAAIYGEMLDFDEAKLTELKEKGVI; encoded by the coding sequence GTGTTCCCGGCCAGTGACGGCGACGTGGTCATCGCCGCCGGAAACGCCAAGCTTTGGAAGATCCTGTGCAGTGTGATGGGCAGCCCCGAGCTGGCTGATGCCCCCAAGTTTGCAGGCATCCAGGAGCGCATCGCAAATCACGAGGAGCTGCGGGAGATCATCAGCAGTTGGACCAGAAACCATACCATTGACGAAATCGACAAGATGCTCAATGACGCCGGCTGCCCGGCCTGTCCGGTGAACACTATTGACCGTCTGGTGAAGGACCCCCAGATCGCCGGCGACCGCGGAATGTTCCCGGAGATCGACCAGCCCGGCATGGGCAAGCTGCAGATCACGGCCATGGCCCAGAAGCTGACCCGCACCAAGTCCTGCCCCAGAAAGGGGGCGCCCCTGCTTGGCGAGGACAATGCCGCGATCTACGGTGAGATGCTGGACTTCGACGAGGCCAAACTGACCGAGCTGAAGGAGAAAGGCGTTATCTGA
- a CDS encoding CaiB/BaiF CoA transferase family protein codes for MEHEKGLLEGIVILDLTRVLAGPYCGALLADMGATVIKVEQPGKGDDSRSMGPFINDQSVYFANFNRSKMGVTLNLKAPEAKEIFKEMVKKADVVIENYRPGTMEKLGLGYDVLKEINPGIIYGACSGFGHTGPYSKRAGYDIVGQAMGGLMSTTGWPGGPATRCGTPMGDVLGGLNLTVGVLAALVNKQRTGLGEKVDVALVDSVASAMENITMIYQSTGRIPSGSATVMSPPIPMMCSRPVTATWSSPPETPSFGRSCAV; via the coding sequence ATGGAGCACGAAAAAGGCCTGCTGGAAGGCATTGTTATTCTGGATCTGACCCGCGTGTTGGCAGGGCCCTACTGCGGTGCGCTGCTGGCGGATATGGGCGCTACGGTTATCAAGGTCGAGCAGCCTGGCAAGGGTGATGACAGTCGGAGCATGGGCCCCTTTATCAATGATCAAAGCGTTTACTTTGCCAACTTTAACCGCAGTAAGATGGGCGTCACCCTGAACCTGAAAGCCCCCGAGGCCAAGGAGATCTTCAAGGAGATGGTGAAGAAGGCCGACGTGGTGATCGAGAACTACCGTCCCGGCACCATGGAGAAGCTGGGCCTGGGATATGATGTGCTGAAGGAGATCAACCCCGGCATCATCTATGGCGCTTGCTCCGGCTTCGGCCACACAGGCCCATACAGCAAGCGTGCGGGTTATGATATTGTAGGTCAGGCCATGGGCGGACTGATGAGCACCACCGGCTGGCCTGGCGGCCCTGCCACCCGCTGCGGCACCCCCATGGGCGACGTGCTGGGAGGGCTGAACCTGACCGTCGGCGTGCTGGCGGCCCTGGTGAACAAGCAGAGGACAGGTCTGGGTGAAAAGGTCGACGTGGCACTGGTGGACTCTGTGGCCTCCGCTATGGAGAATATCACCATGATCTATCAGTCTACCGGCCGTATCCCCAGCGGATCGGCAACCGTTATGAGTCCACCTATCCCTATGATGTGTTCCCGGCCAGTGACGGCGACGTGGTCATCGCCGCCGGAAACGCCAAGCTTTGGAAGATCCTGTGCAGTGTGA
- a CDS encoding Fic family protein — MRTFNYSAIKEQKWDSDVLGLIAAIYKEAGKQELYLKQRPEELEKLVEIAKIQSTEASNAIEGIVTTSTRIRQLVEEKTTPRNRDEQEIAGYRDVLSIIHESFDAIPITQNYILQLHKILYSHMNNPLAGRTKSVQNYITATYPDGHVKTLFTPLAPYETPEALDRICEEYNRVIGNMELEPLIAIPVFIHDFLCIHPFNDGNGRMSRLLTTLLLYRSGFYVGKYISLEAKIAKNKDLYYDALAQAQTGWHEGTEDVVPFIKYLLGTILAAYKDFEDRMALVETKLPALEMVRRASKNRIGRFNKQDIRELCPTLSDSSIEGALRKLVAVGELKKEGKGKNTCYFRLN; from the coding sequence ATGAGAACCTTCAATTACTCTGCAATTAAGGAACAGAAGTGGGACTCGGATGTTCTTGGCCTAATTGCGGCCATATACAAGGAAGCCGGAAAGCAAGAATTGTATTTGAAGCAGCGTCCGGAGGAACTTGAAAAGCTCGTGGAGATTGCCAAGATACAGAGCACTGAGGCATCGAATGCCATCGAGGGCATCGTCACCACGAGTACCCGAATCCGGCAGCTCGTCGAGGAGAAAACCACGCCGAGGAACCGAGATGAGCAGGAGATCGCTGGATACCGCGATGTGCTGAGTATCATTCATGAGAGCTTTGACGCGATACCAATTACGCAGAACTATATCCTGCAGCTTCACAAAATCCTGTACAGCCACATGAATAACCCGCTTGCGGGCCGCACAAAAAGCGTGCAGAATTATATCACTGCCACCTATCCGGACGGTCATGTGAAAACGCTGTTCACGCCGCTTGCCCCTTATGAAACGCCGGAAGCGCTGGACAGAATCTGCGAGGAATACAACCGTGTGATTGGAAATATGGAGCTGGAGCCGTTGATTGCAATCCCGGTTTTCATCCATGACTTCCTGTGCATTCATCCGTTTAATGACGGCAACGGAAGAATGAGCAGATTGCTCACAACGCTGCTTTTGTACCGGAGCGGATTTTATGTCGGCAAGTATATCTCACTTGAAGCCAAAATCGCCAAAAACAAGGATTTGTACTATGATGCGCTTGCACAGGCGCAAACCGGCTGGCACGAAGGCACAGAGGATGTAGTGCCTTTCATCAAGTATCTGCTCGGGACAATTCTTGCGGCGTATAAGGACTTTGAGGATCGCATGGCGCTTGTGGAAACCAAGCTGCCCGCACTGGAAATGGTGCGCAGAGCAAGCAAGAATAGAATCGGGCGGTTTAATAAGCAGGACATCCGGGAGCTCTGCCCGACGCTCAGCGACAGTTCCATTGAGGGTGCTCTGCGGAAGTTAGTCGCCGTTGGTGAACTGAAAAAAGAAGGAAAAGGTAAAAACACCTGCTATTTCAGACTGAATTAA
- a CDS encoding helix-turn-helix domain-containing protein: MSVSYKKLWKLLIDKDMKKKDLYEKAGISPASVTKMGRNGHVTTEILAKICAALDCRIEDIVEIVPDPDKSR; the protein is encoded by the coding sequence ATGTCTGTGAGTTATAAAAAACTCTGGAAACTGCTCATCGATAAGGACATGAAGAAAAAAGACTTATATGAAAAGGCGGGTATCAGCCCAGCATCCGTCACTAAGATGGGGCGGAACGGGCATGTTACCACGGAGATTCTTGCGAAGATTTGCGCTGCGCTGGATTGCCGGATAGAAGATATCGTGGAGATTGTGCCGGATCCTGATAAGAGTCGTTAA
- a CDS encoding ATP-binding protein, which translates to MGNIIQSIPEAKLLLASLRSVGYTEETAIADIVDNCISAKAKHIDIIFETEKMRILILDDGIGMTAQALIENMRIGSSDPSKQRDDTDLGRFGMGMKTAAFSLGKRLTVVTRFEESTSNAAWDLDKIPDIGWNLIIEESDSIAEISSRLGAQGTVVCIENLDRVIGSLDEAKAKKKFCKTAEKVEKHLALIFHRFIEEDGLVIRINGTEIQPWNPFVINNNATQELADETIWSDDGASEVVIQPYVLPHRTKFASDDDYQAAGGAKGWNYHQGVYVYRNRRLIICGTWFDYIKKEPAYNLARIKVDISSVSDEEWKIDIKKSTASLPGYVRDTVERAIDICTEASARVYNSRGTYSKSNISAPNLSYVWEQRKKNGRYSFHINRKHALLTEVKKHLDTDGAAALSAYLTLVENFAPFMLSGVTDSLQKSTETAVNKASLEYQVEISELKEYIALFLSQGFTKEETRSTLLDMVNYRHLRNEIIELLEEAE; encoded by the coding sequence ATGGGAAACATCATTCAGTCGATTCCGGAAGCAAAGCTTCTATTGGCCTCTTTACGCTCCGTTGGATATACAGAGGAAACCGCAATTGCGGATATTGTTGATAATTGTATTTCTGCTAAAGCCAAGCATATTGATATTATCTTTGAGACTGAGAAAATGCGAATTCTAATTCTTGATGATGGTATTGGTATGACAGCACAAGCCCTAATAGAGAATATGAGAATTGGGTCTTCTGATCCGTCGAAACAGCGGGATGATACTGATCTTGGGCGATTTGGTATGGGCATGAAAACTGCCGCCTTTTCATTGGGGAAAAGGCTTACTGTTGTAACCAGATTTGAGGAATCTACCAGTAACGCTGCATGGGATTTAGACAAAATACCTGATATTGGGTGGAATCTTATTATCGAGGAAAGTGACTCAATAGCCGAGATTTCATCCAGGCTTGGAGCGCAAGGTACTGTTGTTTGTATTGAGAATCTTGATCGAGTAATCGGTTCTTTAGATGAAGCGAAGGCCAAAAAGAAGTTTTGCAAAACAGCGGAAAAAGTTGAAAAGCATCTCGCCCTTATTTTTCATCGGTTCATTGAGGAAGATGGCCTTGTTATTCGCATCAATGGAACAGAGATTCAACCATGGAACCCGTTCGTTATCAATAATAATGCCACTCAAGAGCTTGCAGATGAAACTATATGGTCAGACGATGGTGCATCTGAAGTTGTAATTCAGCCATATGTTCTTCCCCATAGAACCAAGTTTGCCTCGGATGATGACTATCAAGCTGCGGGCGGTGCAAAAGGGTGGAACTATCATCAGGGTGTGTATGTCTATAGAAATCGTAGACTTATAATTTGTGGTACATGGTTTGATTATATCAAGAAAGAGCCAGCATACAATCTTGCAAGGATTAAAGTTGATATATCTTCTGTTAGTGATGAAGAGTGGAAAATTGACATTAAAAAATCAACAGCCTCTTTACCTGGGTATGTTCGAGACACTGTGGAACGGGCTATTGATATTTGTACGGAGGCGTCCGCTCGTGTCTATAACTCCCGTGGGACATACTCAAAATCTAATATAAGTGCACCGAACCTAAGTTATGTTTGGGAACAGCGAAAAAAGAATGGGCGCTATTCCTTCCATATTAACCGTAAACATGCCTTGCTCACCGAGGTCAAAAAGCATCTTGACACAGATGGCGCAGCTGCGTTGTCAGCGTATTTAACTCTGGTAGAAAATTTTGCACCGTTTATGCTGTCTGGTGTAACAGACTCGCTGCAAAAATCGACTGAAACTGCAGTAAATAAAGCCTCACTTGAATATCAAGTGGAGATATCCGAATTAAAAGAATACATCGCGTTGTTTCTGTCTCAAGGATTTACAAAAGAAGAAACAAGGTCCACCTTACTGGATATGGTGAATTACCGTCATCTCCGTAATGAGATTATTGAGTTGTTGGAGGAAGCCGAATGA
- a CDS encoding Z1 domain-containing protein codes for MINVPKGLAPHEVDLYISAFKFCEKLIQEQNTDIGAAVTETTEKYSFIISDKELFAQFLFREITAYTEPSIGVVSPELDDKTWWSKLKKTEKFIPEYWQRYYDYLNRKPSWSLTAVQDIDSSTDEIMNALANPRSGRACDRMGMVFGYIQSGKTAHYIGLINKAVDAGYRIVVVLTGIHNSLRSQTQSRIDEEVLGYETSLENLADMIREPNVIGVGIGAHNRVKTIVQSITTRDEKGDVNKTTEGVSMVPPFIIVTKKNATVLRRILRFFRKNQCAEVIDGKKIITAKYPALIIDDEADQASINTNDSYDEKGNLLDDYNPTTINGLIREILKTFECRSYVGYTATPFANIFIPPHINSERYGTDLFPRNFVFRTPRADQYIGAREFFGLSGDENTPVMPLCRDIIAGASYLGKGTKAGDPVGNIPEELKKAVKCFLISTALRNCRGQINKPNTMLIHIVRFVSQQNAVKKKVAAYYQDELANFIRYGDSGIYDELKTIWENDYLETTAALRSQFSKYMSDCADIEWDDIWDEIRRIVAKKEIKIYSVNGKSEDALLYKNNEGKPFNVIVIGGDKLSRGLTLEGLTISYFTRSSNTYDTLMQMGRWFGFRPGYLDACRLYTTPGLRGLFSHISMATEDLAGQFDFMNDVDQTPADFGLRVASHPSLEITSKNKLKTGLEVKRDFSCKLSQTRVFDIDGSQYDRNFATVENLLYSIAGCRVSSEQYEARLKRTHPGDHYFWMDVSAYDVANFFEGYETSKTATRANSKYMADYVRAMNVDGLGGVKNWTVCLINVSGNGEPFSIAGLDVGAGILRKEGAGVSSFETTCSIHTMTSAGHEYFDYSQAQLDKEHELREMYSADPSINRVNEKIRKETRSFDQGLLILYPIADAGKLTAQKEDHNTPFGFAAVFPDRKGKGNLKSYRMNDIALEKDNDEFYG; via the coding sequence ATGATAAACGTGCCTAAGGGCTTAGCCCCGCATGAAGTTGATCTTTACATAAGTGCCTTCAAGTTTTGCGAAAAGTTAATTCAGGAACAGAATACTGATATTGGCGCTGCAGTAACAGAGACAACGGAGAAATACAGCTTTATTATTTCGGATAAAGAGTTATTTGCACAGTTTCTTTTTAGAGAAATCACTGCATATACCGAGCCATCAATAGGTGTTGTGTCCCCAGAACTTGATGATAAAACTTGGTGGAGTAAACTTAAAAAAACGGAAAAATTCATACCTGAGTATTGGCAGCGATATTATGACTACTTAAATAGAAAACCTTCTTGGAGTTTAACTGCAGTGCAGGATATTGATTCGTCCACTGACGAGATAATGAACGCACTTGCAAACCCACGAAGTGGTAGAGCATGTGATCGCATGGGCATGGTCTTTGGTTATATACAATCTGGTAAGACCGCACATTACATTGGGCTGATCAATAAAGCGGTTGATGCGGGGTATAGAATTGTAGTAGTGTTGACTGGCATTCATAATAGCCTACGCAGCCAGACGCAATCACGTATTGATGAAGAAGTTTTGGGCTATGAGACAAGCTTGGAAAACTTGGCCGATATGATTAGGGAACCGAATGTTATTGGTGTTGGGATAGGTGCGCACAACCGCGTGAAAACGATAGTGCAGTCCATTACAACCCGTGATGAAAAAGGCGATGTAAATAAAACTACAGAAGGCGTCTCCATGGTTCCGCCGTTTATTATTGTTACAAAGAAAAATGCAACGGTTTTGCGTCGTATCCTGCGCTTTTTCCGAAAAAACCAATGTGCCGAAGTAATTGACGGCAAAAAAATTATAACAGCTAAATATCCGGCGCTCATAATTGATGATGAAGCAGACCAGGCCTCCATTAATACAAACGATAGTTATGATGAGAAGGGTAATCTTCTTGATGATTATAATCCTACAACAATAAATGGACTGATTCGAGAAATTCTTAAAACATTTGAGTGCAGATCTTATGTTGGATATACAGCTACTCCGTTCGCCAACATTTTTATACCACCGCATATTAACTCTGAGCGATATGGAACAGATCTCTTCCCTCGCAACTTTGTTTTCAGAACACCGCGGGCGGATCAGTATATCGGTGCCCGAGAGTTTTTTGGATTAAGCGGCGATGAAAATACGCCGGTAATGCCTTTGTGCAGAGATATTATCGCGGGAGCTTCTTACCTTGGTAAGGGTACTAAAGCAGGAGATCCTGTTGGCAACATACCAGAAGAGCTAAAAAAAGCAGTGAAATGTTTCTTGATATCCACCGCGCTTCGTAATTGCAGAGGACAAATTAATAAACCCAATACGATGTTGATTCACATTGTGCGTTTCGTTTCTCAGCAAAATGCAGTAAAAAAGAAAGTTGCTGCATACTACCAAGATGAACTTGCCAACTTCATCCGATATGGCGACTCAGGTATCTATGATGAACTGAAGACGATTTGGGAAAATGATTACCTTGAGACAACAGCTGCATTACGTTCTCAATTCAGTAAATATATGTCTGATTGTGCAGATATTGAATGGGATGATATTTGGGATGAAATTAGGAGAATCGTAGCAAAGAAAGAAATTAAAATATACAGTGTCAACGGAAAAAGCGAGGATGCTCTGCTATACAAAAACAACGAAGGAAAGCCATTTAATGTTATTGTCATTGGCGGGGACAAACTGTCCCGAGGCCTGACGCTTGAGGGATTAACTATCAGTTACTTCACGAGAAGCTCTAATACTTATGATACTCTTATGCAAATGGGGCGCTGGTTTGGCTTCCGTCCTGGCTATTTGGATGCGTGTCGCCTATATACAACGCCAGGGCTAAGAGGACTTTTTTCTCACATTTCTATGGCAACCGAGGACTTGGCTGGACAGTTTGATTTTATGAATGATGTAGATCAGACTCCAGCAGATTTTGGCCTGCGTGTCGCAAGTCATCCCTCTTTAGAGATTACAAGTAAAAACAAACTAAAGACGGGTCTTGAGGTAAAAAGAGACTTCAGCTGCAAGCTTAGCCAGACACGCGTTTTCGATATTGACGGTTCCCAATATGACCGCAATTTTGCAACAGTTGAGAATCTGCTGTATTCCATAGCGGGATGCAGAGTTTCAAGTGAACAGTATGAAGCTCGTCTTAAGAGAACGCACCCAGGTGATCATTATTTTTGGATGGATGTATCGGCTTATGATGTTGCTAATTTCTTCGAAGGCTATGAAACATCGAAAACGGCTACTCGCGCCAATAGTAAGTATATGGCAGACTATGTGCGTGCGATGAATGTAGATGGTCTTGGCGGAGTAAAAAATTGGACCGTCTGCCTTATAAATGTCAGCGGAAACGGAGAGCCATTTTCTATTGCGGGACTTGATGTTGGTGCGGGTATTCTCAGAAAAGAAGGTGCTGGTGTATCTTCTTTTGAGACAACCTGTTCAATACACACCATGACATCCGCTGGGCACGAGTATTTTGATTACAGTCAGGCACAGCTCGACAAGGAACATGAGCTCCGAGAAATGTACTCGGCTGATCCATCCATTAATCGGGTCAACGAAAAAATTCGAAAGGAAACGCGGTCTTTTGATCAAGGATTGTTAATCCTCTATCCAATTGCAGATGCAGGAAAACTAACTGCTCAGAAAGAAGATCACAATACCCCATTTGGCTTCGCAGCTGTGTTTCCTGATAGAAAAGGAAAAGGTAATCTAA